A portion of the Adhaeribacter radiodurans genome contains these proteins:
- the map gene encoding type I methionyl aminopeptidase, whose product MSISKEADLIGMQNASAAVAYTLKEMRNYVRPGMTTLEIDEFGGQVLNDLGAKSAPRLTYNFPGWTCISLNNEIAHGIPSVQKIVKEGDLINIDVSAELNGYWADNGGSFVLGEDIHQHQPLIEASKQILRKAIFNIKGGVRISDIGYLIETEAKKAGYKVIQNLTGHGIGRSLHEEPHEIANYRDKFNLTRFKKNSVVAVETFISTASTKALTQKDGWTLIGNKGGFVAQHEHTIIITDSTPIVLTEMNQIWEN is encoded by the coding sequence ATGTCCATCTCCAAAGAAGCCGATTTAATAGGGATGCAAAATGCCAGCGCAGCGGTAGCGTATACGTTAAAAGAAATGAGGAATTACGTGCGGCCAGGGATGACTACTCTGGAAATTGATGAATTTGGCGGTCAGGTATTAAACGACTTAGGTGCGAAATCGGCTCCGCGGCTGACTTATAATTTTCCGGGTTGGACTTGTATTAGCCTGAACAACGAAATTGCGCACGGAATACCCTCTGTTCAGAAAATAGTAAAAGAAGGCGATTTAATTAATATTGATGTGTCGGCGGAGCTAAATGGTTATTGGGCGGATAATGGTGGCTCATTTGTTTTAGGCGAAGACATTCATCAGCATCAACCTTTAATAGAAGCTTCTAAACAAATATTACGGAAAGCCATTTTTAACATAAAAGGTGGAGTTCGTATTTCTGATATTGGCTATTTAATAGAAACTGAAGCGAAAAAAGCGGGCTATAAAGTTATTCAGAATTTAACGGGCCATGGTATTGGCCGCAGTTTACACGAAGAACCCCACGAAATAGCTAATTATCGGGACAAATTTAACTTAACCAGGTTTAAGAAAAATTCGGTTGTAGCCGTAGAAACGTTTATTTCAACCGCTTCTACCAAAGCGCTTACCCAAAAAGATGGATGGACTTTGATAGGCAATAAAGGCGGTTTTGTGGCACAGCACGAACATACCATTATTATTACCGATAGTACACCCATTGTGTTAACAGAAATGAATCAGATTTGGGAAAATTAA
- a CDS encoding YqjF family protein, with protein MSFLKAEWRKLAFINYEIQPDLLEAFLPYGTELDFYDEKCYISLVGFRFLNTRLLGVKIPFHINFEEVNLRFYVKRWKNNAWHRGVVFIKEIVPKPAITFVANNFYNEKYETLSMQHQWLEDENSREVEYRWKKNKKWQYLKVKAEKAATPIVTGSEAEYITEHYWGYAKVNNQCSNEYEVKHPKWLQYHILDYDLAVDFTLNYGPIFKFLNNCSPTSVLLAEGSEVSIENKAILKSSS; from the coding sequence ATGAGTTTTCTAAAAGCTGAATGGCGTAAGTTAGCTTTTATCAACTACGAAATACAGCCCGACCTTTTAGAAGCGTTTTTGCCTTATGGTACCGAATTAGATTTTTATGATGAGAAATGCTACATAAGTCTGGTTGGGTTTCGGTTTCTAAATACCCGGTTACTGGGAGTTAAAATACCTTTTCACATAAATTTTGAAGAAGTAAATCTGAGGTTTTATGTAAAAAGATGGAAGAATAATGCCTGGCACCGGGGAGTTGTTTTTATAAAGGAAATTGTACCTAAACCAGCCATTACTTTTGTGGCCAATAATTTTTACAACGAAAAGTATGAAACATTGTCCATGCAACACCAATGGCTCGAAGATGAAAATTCAAGAGAAGTAGAATACCGGTGGAAGAAAAATAAAAAGTGGCAATACCTTAAAGTAAAAGCTGAAAAAGCAGCTACGCCCATTGTTACTGGAAGCGAAGCGGAATATATAACCGAACATTATTGGGGCTATGCCAAAGTAAACAATCAATGCAGCAATGAATATGAAGTGAAACACCCAAAATGGCTACAATACCACATTCTGGATTATGACTTAGCAGTAGATTTTACTTTGAATTACGGACCGATATTTAAGTTTTTGAATAACTGTTCACCTACTTCTGTATTATTAGCTGAAGGCTCAGAAGTATCAATCGAAAATAAAGCAATATTAAAATCTAGTTCATAA
- a CDS encoding oxidoreductase, whose translation MPKNIKVGLIGYGMAGQVFHAPVITAVPGLQLTKIRETKPDNIQLAQARYPDAVIVPDSEAIISDQEIELVVIATPNSSHYSLAEKALLAGKHVVVDKPFTITAEEADKLIDLAARQNRVLTVHHNRRWDSNAKTLRKIIENQMLGRIIELEVHFDRYRPFLRAGAWREEDTPGSGILYDLGAHLIDEAQCLFGLPEAITADERIQRTNGKTIDNFTIVLDYPQLKVTLKAGMLVRQLGPVHVLHGENGTYIKYGLDVQEAALKEGLHPLHTPNWGKEPEANWGTINTEYQGQHLMGKIESEPGDYREFYVNVYQVLCGETELAVTPEQARQTIRIIELARQSSAEKRTLPFSR comes from the coding sequence ATGCCTAAAAATATTAAAGTTGGTTTAATTGGTTACGGTATGGCCGGCCAGGTTTTTCATGCGCCGGTTATTACGGCCGTGCCCGGACTTCAACTAACCAAAATCAGGGAAACCAAACCCGACAATATTCAACTGGCTCAAGCGCGTTACCCCGATGCGGTAATTGTTCCGGATTCGGAAGCTATTATTTCGGATCAGGAAATAGAGTTAGTAGTAATTGCTACTCCCAACAGTTCTCATTATTCATTGGCCGAAAAAGCACTTCTGGCGGGTAAGCACGTGGTGGTGGATAAACCTTTTACCATAACGGCAGAGGAAGCAGATAAATTAATTGATTTAGCGGCGCGGCAAAATCGGGTATTAACGGTTCACCATAACCGCCGTTGGGACAGCAATGCCAAAACTCTCCGGAAGATAATAGAAAACCAAATGTTGGGGCGAATAATAGAATTAGAAGTTCACTTCGACCGTTACCGGCCTTTTTTACGAGCCGGTGCCTGGCGCGAAGAAGATACTCCTGGTTCCGGTATTTTGTATGATTTAGGTGCCCACTTAATCGACGAAGCCCAGTGTTTGTTTGGTTTACCCGAAGCCATTACTGCCGATGAACGCATACAACGCACTAACGGAAAAACCATTGATAATTTTACCATTGTTTTAGATTATCCGCAGTTAAAGGTTACCTTAAAAGCTGGTATGCTGGTGCGCCAATTAGGCCCGGTTCACGTACTACACGGCGAAAATGGAACGTACATTAAGTACGGCCTGGATGTGCAGGAAGCTGCTTTAAAGGAAGGTTTGCACCCGCTCCATACACCCAATTGGGGAAAAGAACCGGAGGCAAATTGGGGAACTATTAACACCGAGTACCAAGGCCAGCACTTAATGGGTAAAATAGAAAGTGAACCCGGTGATTACCGCGAATTTTACGTGAATGTTTACCAGGTTCTATGCGGAGAAACTGAACTAGCCGTAACGCCCGAACAAGCCCGCCAAACTATCCGGATTATTGAACTGGCCCGGCAAAGCAGCGCCGAAAAACGGACTCTCCCTTTTAGTAGATAA
- a CDS encoding Gfo/Idh/MocA family protein, which translates to MSTSSRRKFMQQLGASGLLLAGGSVQALTESPETIEQRILAVEKKISANDRIRIACIGMGIMGYNDVRSALQVPGVELVAACDLYTGRLERAKELYGANLITTRDYREILERSDIDAVIIAPSDNWHARMTIDALNKGKAVYCEKPMVQKISEGLPVIEAQRKTGKPLQVGSQWVSGLSVQKGREFYKAGEIGQLNLIEASTDRQSALGAWQYTMPLDASPETIDWDRYIAGMGKIPYDPKKFFWWRNYRDFGTGMAGDLFVHLLSTIHTVLDSKGPTKIFSTGNLNYWKDGRDVPDVMTAVMEYPQTAEHPAFEVMLRVNFVSGMGEAGTSRFVGSEGVMEIGGNSVTVRHNKMTKAPGIGGWDALNTYPQAMQEKIRHQYNQKYSPEDQSPGLKTSFVYQTPGGNDMHLAHVTNFFEAVRNGKKIVEDAEFGFRAAAPSLACNDSYFEKKIINWDPVNMKVVKEGKKSKT; encoded by the coding sequence ATGTCAACTTCTTCTCGTCGAAAATTTATGCAACAATTAGGAGCCTCTGGTCTTTTACTAGCAGGTGGTTCTGTGCAGGCCTTAACCGAATCGCCGGAAACTATTGAGCAGCGAATTTTAGCCGTCGAAAAAAAGATTTCGGCAAATGACCGCATCCGGATTGCCTGCATTGGCATGGGCATTATGGGATATAACGATGTTCGTTCGGCGCTACAAGTACCAGGCGTGGAACTGGTTGCTGCCTGTGATTTATATACCGGCCGTTTAGAACGGGCAAAAGAATTATACGGAGCTAACCTAATTACTACCCGTGATTACCGCGAAATACTGGAACGTAGCGATATTGATGCCGTGATTATTGCCCCCAGCGATAATTGGCACGCCCGCATGACCATTGATGCCTTAAACAAAGGAAAAGCGGTGTACTGCGAAAAACCCATGGTGCAAAAAATTAGCGAGGGATTACCGGTAATTGAAGCGCAACGCAAGACAGGTAAACCATTGCAGGTGGGCAGCCAATGGGTAAGTGGTTTATCGGTGCAAAAAGGCCGGGAATTTTACAAAGCCGGCGAAATTGGGCAGCTTAACTTAATAGAAGCATCCACCGATCGTCAAAGCGCCTTGGGTGCCTGGCAATATACCATGCCTTTAGATGCCTCACCGGAAACAATTGACTGGGACCGTTACATTGCCGGAATGGGTAAAATACCATACGACCCGAAAAAGTTTTTCTGGTGGCGGAATTATCGCGATTTTGGTACCGGCATGGCTGGCGATTTATTTGTGCATTTGTTATCTACCATTCATACCGTACTCGATTCAAAAGGACCCACCAAAATATTTTCGACCGGAAATTTAAATTACTGGAAAGATGGCCGCGATGTACCCGATGTAATGACGGCCGTAATGGAATATCCGCAAACTGCCGAGCACCCGGCTTTTGAAGTAATGTTGCGGGTCAATTTTGTAAGCGGCATGGGTGAGGCAGGTACTTCCCGGTTTGTGGGCAGCGAAGGAGTTATGGAAATTGGAGGAAATTCGGTAACCGTGCGCCATAATAAAATGACAAAAGCACCCGGCATTGGTGGTTGGGATGCTTTGAACACCTATCCGCAAGCGATGCAGGAAAAAATACGGCACCAGTATAATCAGAAATACTCACCCGAGGACCAGAGCCCAGGACTTAAAACTTCTTTTGTGTATCAAACTCCTGGTGGTAACGACATGCATTTAGCCCATGTTACTAACTTTTTTGAAGCCGTGCGCAACGGTAAAAAAATTGTAGAAGATGCTGAGTTTGGATTTCGGGCTGCTGCTCCTAGTTTAGCCTGCAACGATAGCTATTTTGAAAAAAAGATTATCAACTGGGACCCCGTAAACATGAAAGTGGTGAAAGAAGGTAAAAAGTCAAAAACGTAA
- a CDS encoding sugar phosphate isomerase/epimerase family protein, with translation MKTSRRTFIKTSAVALAGSALWSKQLFAAKNPKEIVGVQLYSVRDEMKANPLDTLQKVAKMGYKNVEHAGYSNGKFYGYEASEFKKILNDLGLKMPSGHSVLGKQHYDADKKDFTDEWKKTVDDSITVGQKYVISPSMDESLREDADGLMRFLDVFNQCGELCKKAGVKFGYHNHDFEFTTKLNNKTMFDIIMENTDSKLVAQQLDIGNMYGAGGRALDIMKKYPGRFESMHVKDEIKSEKGEMGGYESTILTMGVIPVREIMELGRKMGGTTQFIIEQESYQGKEPLVCISEDLAMVKKWGFK, from the coding sequence ATGAAAACTTCCCGCAGAACATTTATTAAAACCAGTGCGGTAGCATTAGCTGGCTCGGCTCTTTGGAGCAAGCAGCTTTTTGCCGCTAAAAACCCAAAAGAAATCGTTGGTGTTCAACTTTATTCGGTGCGCGACGAGATGAAAGCCAACCCGCTGGATACGTTGCAAAAAGTTGCTAAAATGGGGTACAAAAACGTAGAGCACGCGGGTTATAGTAATGGTAAATTTTATGGCTACGAGGCATCTGAATTTAAGAAAATTCTGAATGATTTAGGCCTGAAAATGCCGAGCGGACACTCTGTTTTGGGAAAGCAACATTACGATGCTGATAAAAAGGACTTCACGGATGAATGGAAAAAAACCGTAGATGATTCAATTACAGTAGGTCAGAAATACGTGATTAGCCCTTCGATGGATGAGAGTTTACGGGAAGATGCAGATGGCTTAATGCGCTTTTTAGATGTATTTAACCAATGCGGGGAACTCTGCAAAAAAGCCGGCGTTAAATTTGGCTATCACAACCACGATTTTGAGTTTACAACCAAGCTGAATAATAAAACAATGTTCGATATTATTATGGAAAACACCGACTCAAAACTGGTGGCCCAACAGCTGGACATAGGCAATATGTATGGTGCGGGCGGACGGGCATTGGATATCATGAAAAAGTATCCGGGAAGGTTTGAATCGATGCACGTGAAAGATGAAATTAAAAGTGAGAAAGGTGAAATGGGTGGTTACGAAAGTACTATTTTAACCATGGGCGTGATACCCGTTAGGGAAATAATGGAACTAGGCCGGAAAATGGGCGGCACTACTCAGTTTATCATCGAACAAGAATCCTATCAAGGTAAAGAGCCATTAGTATGTATAAGCGAAGACTTAGCCATGGTGAAAAAATGGGGTTTCAAATAA
- a CDS encoding acyltransferase family protein → MAITTAAATQRFTALDVFRGMTVCFMIIVNTPGNGATTFSPLLHAKWHGFTPTDLVFPSFLFAVGNALSFVMQRYRTMAQGQVISKILKRVFIIFMLGYLMYWFPFVHYEQGQLVGNPIENTRIFGVLQRIALAFGIAALLIYFLQWRRALVVSIIGLFVYWALLLIFGEPGAQLTLHGNAVLKLDNWLIGPSHLYMGEGVPFDPEGLLSTLPAIANVTAGFAAGYFLQKQGKNFEALARLLLVGCVLLFIAYAWNLAFPINKKLWTSSFVVLTVAIDCILLGMLVYVIDLRHKTRWTYFFEVFGRNPLFIYLLSEVLAILLYFFQSGEGSLYSAIYQKIFSPLGGYLGSLAFALSFMLLCWFVGYLLDKRKIYIRV, encoded by the coding sequence ATGGCTATTACTACAGCTGCTGCTACCCAGCGATTTACCGCCCTGGACGTTTTCCGGGGAATGACGGTTTGCTTTATGATTATTGTGAACACCCCAGGTAACGGTGCTACTACCTTTAGCCCATTGCTGCACGCCAAGTGGCACGGGTTCACTCCGACGGATTTAGTTTTCCCGTCCTTCCTTTTTGCGGTGGGTAATGCTCTGAGCTTTGTCATGCAACGTTACCGCACTATGGCTCAGGGCCAGGTAATAAGCAAGATTTTAAAACGGGTTTTTATTATTTTTATGCTGGGTTACCTTATGTACTGGTTTCCGTTTGTGCATTACGAACAAGGTCAGTTAGTGGGTAATCCCATTGAAAATACCCGCATTTTTGGGGTTTTACAGCGCATTGCTTTGGCCTTTGGCATAGCGGCACTTTTAATTTATTTTCTACAATGGCGAAGAGCGTTGGTAGTTTCTATCATCGGACTTTTTGTGTATTGGGCTTTGCTGTTAATTTTTGGAGAACCGGGTGCTCAATTGACCTTGCATGGCAATGCGGTTTTAAAACTGGATAATTGGCTGATTGGACCTTCGCATTTGTACATGGGCGAAGGGGTACCTTTTGACCCGGAAGGATTATTGAGTACGTTACCTGCCATTGCCAATGTGACCGCTGGATTTGCAGCGGGTTATTTCCTGCAAAAACAAGGCAAAAACTTCGAAGCTCTGGCTAGATTACTTTTAGTAGGTTGCGTGTTATTGTTTATAGCTTATGCCTGGAATTTAGCCTTCCCGATTAACAAGAAATTATGGACGAGCTCTTTTGTAGTGCTAACGGTAGCCATAGATTGTATTTTACTAGGCATGCTGGTGTACGTAATTGATCTGCGGCATAAAACCCGCTGGACGTACTTTTTTGAAGTATTCGGTCGTAACCCCTTGTTTATTTATTTACTTTCCGAAGTGCTGGCAATTTTGCTATACTTTTTTCAGAGCGGTGAAGGAAGTTTATACAGCGCTATTTACCAAAAAATATTTTCCCCTTTAGGCGGCTATCTAGGTTCACTAGCATTTGCCTTAAGTTTCATGCTGCTTTGCTGGTTTGTAGGTTATTTGCTGGATAAGCGAAAGATTTATATTAGGGTGTAA
- a CDS encoding Gfo/Idh/MocA family protein, with product MTAASDFTISNRRTFLKTSSRAVASFFIVPRYVLGGTDFIAPSDKLNIASVGVGGKGLVDLERAFNNGTDNIVALCDVDGRQAQEARLKWPNARFYHDYRHLLTRKEVKDIDAVIVSTPDHMHAPIAMAAMQLGKHVYVEKPLTHDIYEARMLTQAAKRYKVVTQMGNQGSSGNDTRTIETWIQQGLIGDVHTVHTWTNRPVWPQGIPTPTQAMPVPKTVDWDLWLGTAPVRPYHEAYMPFRWRGWWDFGTGALGDMACHIMDVPFRALKLNYPESVECSVGSVYVDFFKEAHFTDSCPPSSVIYFRFPARGNMPAVDFSWSDGGILPKRPEELLPDEPLGDRDGGMIFIGTKGKISAGMWGRKPTLLPTSRMQNNLPQVTVPLVEGGPDGHQQQWVKACKQGHGAYTSSPFEIAGPLTETILMGNLAVRSYSYQQPTADGKDYTNPGRKKLLWDGQNMKITNFDVANQFVKRQYRDGYSL from the coding sequence ATGACTGCTGCATCCGATTTTACAATTTCAAACCGACGTACTTTCTTGAAAACCAGTTCTAGGGCAGTTGCCAGCTTTTTTATTGTGCCGCGATATGTTTTGGGAGGGACTGATTTTATTGCTCCCAGCGATAAATTAAACATTGCCTCGGTAGGAGTAGGGGGTAAAGGTTTAGTAGATTTAGAAAGAGCTTTTAATAATGGTACGGATAATATTGTAGCCTTATGCGACGTAGATGGGCGGCAAGCTCAGGAGGCAAGATTAAAATGGCCAAATGCCCGGTTCTACCACGATTACCGGCACTTGCTTACCCGAAAAGAAGTAAAAGATATTGATGCCGTAATTGTAAGTACCCCTGACCACATGCACGCACCAATTGCTATGGCCGCCATGCAGTTAGGCAAACACGTTTACGTAGAAAAACCGCTTACCCACGATATATACGAAGCACGTATGCTTACCCAGGCTGCCAAGCGTTATAAAGTAGTTACGCAAATGGGTAACCAGGGCAGCAGCGGCAACGATACCCGCACCATAGAAACCTGGATTCAGCAAGGCCTTATTGGAGACGTTCATACCGTACATACCTGGACGAACCGCCCTGTTTGGCCGCAGGGTATTCCTACGCCCACCCAAGCCATGCCCGTTCCCAAAACCGTTGACTGGGATTTATGGTTAGGTACGGCACCAGTTCGTCCTTACCACGAGGCGTATATGCCTTTCCGGTGGCGCGGTTGGTGGGATTTTGGTACGGGTGCTTTAGGTGATATGGCTTGCCACATTATGGATGTTCCGTTCAGGGCCTTAAAATTAAATTATCCGGAATCGGTAGAGTGTAGTGTGGGTTCTGTGTACGTCGACTTTTTTAAAGAAGCGCATTTTACCGATAGTTGCCCTCCTTCGTCGGTTATTTATTTTAGATTTCCGGCCCGTGGTAATATGCCGGCAGTAGATTTTAGTTGGTCGGATGGGGGTATTTTACCGAAGCGCCCCGAAGAACTATTGCCCGATGAACCTTTAGGTGACCGGGATGGGGGAATGATTTTTATTGGTACGAAAGGAAAAATTAGCGCCGGTATGTGGGGCAGAAAACCTACGCTTTTACCTACCTCGCGCATGCAAAATAACTTACCGCAAGTAACCGTGCCATTAGTAGAAGGAGGGCCCGATGGACACCAGCAACAATGGGTGAAAGCGTGTAAACAAGGGCACGGAGCTTATACCAGTTCGCCGTTTGAAATAGCAGGACCTTTAACAGAAACCATTTTAATGGGAAATCTGGCTGTACGCAGCTACAGTTACCAGCAACCCACCGCTGATGGCAAAGATTACACGAACCCTGGCCGTAAAAAGCTACTCTGGGACGGACAAAATATGAAAATTACTAATTTTGATGTTGCCAATCAGTTTGTAAAAAGACAATACCGGGATGGTTATAGCTTATAA